One window of Pelobates fuscus isolate aPelFus1 chromosome 9, aPelFus1.pri, whole genome shotgun sequence genomic DNA carries:
- the LOC134572630 gene encoding nicotinamide N-methyltransferase-like, with protein MEGMKHKDYHDEEFDHHLILETYVGRDKTDSKEELLDTTMQKVFQCLRSGIVKGETLIDLTIGATFCQLMVMSDFFKEITILDSSDRTLKEMEKWLNKEPGAVDWSHAAEISCELKGVSELVEAEEEKVRRIVKRCLKWDPTNDNPLGSIALPQADCAISIYYFDVACKDHESYRNSFRKFSSLVKVGGHLILFAFFNATYYTIGDHKFSFLNYNEDFVKQVLQDNGYTTVIFEVFESKLNTHLMDHDHIGYIVARKEREN; from the exons ATGGAGGGAATGAAACATAAAGATTATCACGATGAAGAGTTTGATCATCATTTGATTCTAGAAACATATGTTGGTCGTGATAAGACGGATTCCAAAGAAGAACTTTTAGACACAACAATGCAAAAAGTATTTCAGTGTTTGCGTTCAG GTATTGTGAAAGGAGAGACTCTGATAGACCTCACAATTGGTGCAACCTTTTGTCAGTTGATGGTTATGTCCGATTTCTTTAAGGAAATCACCATTTTAGACTCATCAGATCGAACGCTTAAGGAAATGGAAAAATGGCTGAATAAGGAGCCAGGAGCTGTAGACTGGTCTCATGCTGCTGAAATTTCATGTGAACTTAAGGGTGTGAG TGAACTAGTGGAAGCTGAGGAAGAGAAAGTCAGAAGAATTGTGAAACGTTGTTTGAAATGGGATCCCACCAATGACAATCCACTGGGTTCCATCGCCCTGCCTCAAGCAGACTGTGCCATCAGCATCTATTACTTTGACGTCGCCTGTAAAGATCATGAGAGTTATCGCAACAGCTTTAGAAAATTCTCATCCCTTGTGAAGGTGGGAGGTCACCTCATTCTGTTTGCCTTTTTCAATGCGACCTATTATACAATTGGTGATCACAAGTTTTCATTCCTAAACTATAATGAAGATTTTGTGAAGCAAGTTCTCCAAGACAATGGGTATACCACTGTGATTTTTGAAGTATTTGAAAGTAAATTAAACACTCACTTAATGGATCATGATCATATTGGGTACATTGTAGCTCGTAAGGAAAGAGAGAATTAA